The following coding sequences are from one Primulina eburnea isolate SZY01 chromosome 15, ASM2296580v1, whole genome shotgun sequence window:
- the LOC140814248 gene encoding galactokinase-like, which translates to MAKNEEQKVPVFASLELVYGTGSQLEEAEQRFCNLKSKFLDFFGHPPDVYARSPGRVNLIGEHIDYEGYSVLPMAIRQDTIVAIRKREEGETEKVLRIGNVNSEKYALCTYPADPDQEIDLKHHRWGHYFICGYKGFYEYAKLKGIDVGETVGLDVVVDGVVPTGSGLSSSAAFVCSSTIAIMATFGANFPKEELAQLTCECERHIGTQSGGMDQAISVMAQSGFAALIDFNPIHATEVQLPAGGTFVIAHSLAESQKAVTAATNYNNRVVECRLASIVLGIKLGMKPEEAIANIKTLSDVEALCVSFAGTRGSSDPVIAVKELLKEEPYSAEDIENITNEKLQAIFAGSPSSLDVLRAANHFKLHQRAAHVYSEAKRVYAFKDTVSSKSSEEDMLKKLGDLMNESHYSCSVYYECSCPELEELVKICRDNGALGARLTGAGWGGCAVALVKENIVPQFILNLKEQFFQSRIDKGVINKNDLGQYLFASKPSGGAAIIEF; encoded by the exons ATGGCGAAAAACGAGGAGCAGAAAGTGCCCGTTTTCGCTTCTCTTGAACTTGTTTACGGAACTGGATCACAGCTAGAAGAGGCGGAGCAAAGATTTTGCAATTTGAAGTCCAAATTCTTGGACTTTTTTGGCCACCCACCTGATGTTTACGCTCGATCTCCGG GGAGAGTTAACTTGATAGGTGAGCACATAGATTATGAAGGATATTCAGTTTTGCCGATGGCGATCAGGCAAGACACTATCGTGGCGATACGAAAACGCGAGGAGGGTGAGACTGAAAAAGTGTTGAGAATTGGGAATGTGAACAGTGAGAAGTATGCTTTGTGTACTTACCCTGCTGACCCTGATCAG GAAATTGATTTGAAGCATCACAGATGGGGTCACTATTTTATTTGCGG GTACAAAGGTTTTTATGAGTATGCCAAATTAAAGGGGATAGACGTGGGAGAAACAGTTGGACTTGATGTTGTTGTTGATGGCGTTGTTCCTACTG GATCTGGCTTATCAAGCTCTGCTGCATTTGTTTGCTCTTCTACAATAGCCATAATGGCCACATTTGGCGCAAATTTTCCCAAG GAAGAGCTTGCTCAACTTACATGTGAATGTGAAAGGCATATCGGTACCCAATCTGGTGGAATGGATCAG GCTATATCTGTGATGGCCCAATCTGGTTTTGCGGCACTTATTGATTTTAACCCTATTCATGCTACGGAGGTGCAGCTCCCTGCTGGTGGAACATTTGTCATAGCTCATTCATTGGCTGAATCTCAGAAAGCAGTCACTGCTGCTACTAATTACAATAATAGGGTTGTCGAATGCCGTTTAGCTTCT ATTGTGTTAGGTATAAAGCTTGGAATGAAGCCTGAAGAGGCAATAGCCAACATAAAAACACTTTCAGATGTTGAAGCACTATGTGTATCATTTGCGGGCACGCGTGGATCTTCTGATCCAGTTATTGCTGTCAAG GAATTATTGAAAGAAGAACCTTACAGTGCAGAAGATATCGAGAACATTACCAATGAAAAGCTGCAAGCCATTTTTGCCGGTTCTCCTTCTTCCTTGGATGTTCTGAGAGCTGCGAATCATTTTAAGCTACATCAG AGGGCAGCTCATGTCTACTCTGAGGCAAAACGTGTATATGCTTTCAAAGATACCGTCTCATCAAAGTCAAG TGAGGAAGACATGCTGAAAAAGCTTGGGGACCTCATGAATGAGAGCCATTACAGCTGCAGCGTCTATTATGAATGCAG TTGTCCTGAACTGGAGGAGCTTGTAAAGATTTGTCGAGATAATGGTGCTCTTGGGGCTAGGCTTACGGGAGCCGGATGGGGTGGTTGTGCGGTAGCATTGGTGAAGGAAAATATCGTCCCACAATTCATCCTTAACTTGAAG GAACAATTTTTTCAGTCGAGAATCGACAAAGGGGTGATCAATAAGAATGATCTTGGCCAGTACCTTTTCGCGTCGAAGCCATCGGGTGGTGCAGCAATCATCGAGTTTTAG